A region from the Fusibacter sp. A1 genome encodes:
- a CDS encoding D-alanine--D-alanine ligase family protein, with the protein MAKKKIAIFFGGSSEEHDVSIMSAKSILTHIDRNLFEVVMIGFNRSNVPYHVEDLASTESAVVFEKANKMSTSSLVEKLQSEVDVVFPIIHGPGGEDGQLQGFLKVVGVPFVGADVTASGICMDKRLAKEILRMNGFKQAPYVSVLGHLFRENPQKIVDETIRTLKYPVFVKPSNLGSSIGITKVGDPSQLEAAINTALAYDRSVVIEEGINARELECGVLGNEHPVAMSVGEIVSSHDFYDYEAKYSDNCPSELMVPAVADAAVIETIRTEAVRAYQLLGVEGMARVDFFVDKLTDEVYINELNTLPGFTKFSMYPLLCAASGLGYSDLITELITLALRRNS; encoded by the coding sequence ATGGCTAAGAAGAAGATTGCTATTTTTTTTGGTGGTTCATCTGAGGAGCACGACGTATCGATCATGAGTGCGAAATCCATTCTGACCCATATCGATCGAAATCTCTTCGAAGTGGTCATGATAGGCTTCAACCGTTCAAACGTTCCCTACCATGTGGAGGACCTTGCGAGCACCGAAAGCGCTGTCGTTTTTGAAAAAGCGAATAAGATGAGCACGTCATCGCTAGTGGAAAAACTACAAAGTGAAGTGGATGTCGTTTTTCCGATCATTCATGGACCAGGTGGTGAAGACGGCCAGCTGCAAGGCTTTTTAAAGGTGGTCGGCGTTCCTTTTGTCGGTGCGGATGTGACAGCGTCGGGCATATGCATGGACAAGAGGCTGGCTAAAGAGATACTTAGGATGAATGGCTTCAAACAAGCGCCCTATGTCAGTGTTTTGGGTCATTTGTTTAGAGAAAATCCACAAAAAATCGTGGATGAGACGATAAGGACACTTAAGTACCCGGTATTTGTGAAGCCCAGCAATTTGGGATCGAGCATAGGAATTACAAAAGTGGGAGACCCATCGCAGCTTGAAGCAGCGATCAATACCGCACTTGCCTATGACCGGTCTGTTGTGATTGAAGAAGGTATCAATGCGAGGGAACTGGAATGCGGCGTGCTTGGAAACGAACATCCTGTGGCCATGTCTGTCGGGGAGATTGTTTCCAGTCATGATTTTTACGACTATGAGGCGAAGTATTCCGACAACTGCCCTAGCGAACTGATGGTTCCTGCTGTCGCTGACGCGGCGGTCATAGAAACCATCCGAACTGAGGCTGTCAGAGCCTACCAGCTATTGGGGGTCGAGGGCATGGCCAGAGTCGATTTCTTTGTAGACAAGCTCACAGACGAGGTGTACATCAACGAGCTCAATACGCTCCCCGGATTCACTAAGTTCAGTATGTATCCACTGCTTTGCGCGGCTTCTGGGCTTGGCTATTCCGATCTTATCACAGAACTGATCACGCTTGCCTTAAGGAGGAACTCATGA
- a CDS encoding GntR family transcriptional regulator, with product MQTKGLGKLSLKDYKPLGDVVFEYLRDAILTGKLKPGERLMEIQLAEKLGVSRTPVREAMKKLEQENFIEMVPRKGAYVKDIHAKDMLDVLEIRALLEGFAAFQAASAMSDKDIRDMEKLTEKFEKAILLEDKEGMIETDNKFHDIIYKSTKNDKLKEIIKGLQDQFHRFRIIYFSEFDDYGNISEGHKEILEAIKLKDGEKAREVAEKHINIVERSVLEWSSEKHVRKGK from the coding sequence ATGCAGACAAAGGGATTAGGGAAATTATCGCTAAAGGATTATAAACCGCTCGGAGATGTGGTTTTTGAATATTTGAGAGATGCCATCCTGACTGGAAAACTGAAGCCGGGCGAACGACTCATGGAGATTCAGCTTGCAGAGAAGCTTGGCGTCAGCAGAACTCCTGTGAGAGAAGCCATGAAAAAGCTCGAGCAGGAGAATTTTATCGAAATGGTTCCCCGTAAAGGAGCCTATGTGAAGGACATCCACGCAAAAGACATGTTGGATGTTTTAGAAATAAGAGCCCTGCTTGAAGGTTTCGCGGCTTTTCAGGCTGCGAGCGCGATGAGCGACAAAGACATAAGAGATATGGAAAAGCTTACCGAAAAATTCGAAAAGGCGATTCTACTTGAAGATAAGGAAGGCATGATCGAAACAGACAACAAATTTCATGATATCATTTATAAATCGACAAAAAATGATAAACTGAAAGAAATCATAAAAGGGCTTCAGGACCAGTTTCATCGATTTAGGATCATCTATTTCAGCGAGTTTGACGATTACGGCAATATCAGCGAAGGCCACAAGGAAATACTGGAAGCGATTAAGCTCAAAGACGGTGAAAAAGCCAGAGAAGTCGCTGAGAAGCACATCAATATTGTAGAACGTTCCGTGCTTGAATGGTCTAGTGAAAAGCACGTCAGAAAGGGAAAATAA
- a CDS encoding zinc-binding dehydrogenase — protein MKQGCKFGTHRVIEPVGTLPQPAWKIDNTMEIYDNEVLIDVQTLNVDSASFTQIKEQAGGDIEGIKNIILDTVAKRGKQHNPVTGSGGMLIGRVKEIGSELAGKTDLKVGDKLATLVSLSLTPLNIESINEVRKDIDQVDVTGQAILFESGIYAVLPSDMPENLALSVLDVAGAPAQTAKLVKPGDTVLVIGGAGKSGMLCLYEARKRAGITGKVICLGHSEKSLEKVKGLGLADHYIATDATKPVEMMNIIKEITDGKMADVTINCVNVPNTEMSTILCTNPDGLIYFFSMATSFTAAALGAEGVGMDTQMIIGNGYARGHAQIALNIMRESKELRDVYEKLYA, from the coding sequence ATGAAACAAGGATGCAAATTCGGAACGCATCGCGTGATCGAGCCAGTGGGTACACTACCACAACCAGCTTGGAAAATTGACAACACAATGGAAATCTACGACAACGAAGTACTTATTGATGTTCAGACACTCAATGTCGACTCAGCGAGCTTCACTCAAATCAAAGAACAAGCAGGCGGAGACATAGAAGGCATCAAAAACATCATCTTGGATACGGTAGCCAAAAGAGGAAAGCAACACAATCCTGTAACCGGTTCTGGTGGTATGCTTATCGGCCGAGTAAAAGAAATCGGTTCTGAACTTGCAGGCAAAACGGACTTGAAGGTAGGCGACAAACTGGCTACGCTTGTTTCGCTTTCTTTAACACCGCTTAACATCGAGTCGATCAACGAAGTAAGAAAAGACATAGACCAAGTGGATGTGACAGGACAGGCGATCTTGTTCGAAAGCGGAATCTACGCTGTACTTCCAAGCGACATGCCGGAAAACCTAGCGCTTTCTGTACTGGATGTAGCTGGAGCACCTGCGCAAACGGCTAAACTTGTTAAACCGGGTGATACGGTTCTTGTTATCGGCGGTGCCGGTAAATCGGGAATGCTTTGCCTTTACGAAGCAAGAAAAAGAGCGGGCATCACTGGTAAGGTCATCTGCCTAGGCCACTCTGAAAAATCGCTGGAAAAAGTAAAAGGTCTTGGTCTTGCCGACCACTACATCGCTACAGATGCGACTAAACCTGTTGAAATGATGAACATCATCAAAGAAATAACAGATGGCAAGATGGCTGATGTTACGATCAACTGCGTAAACGTGCCAAATACAGAAATGTCAACGATCTTATGCACGAATCCTGACGGACTGATCTACTTCTTCTCAATGGCGACAAGCTTCACAGCTGCAGCTCTTGGCGCTGAAGGCGTGGGTATGGACACTCAAATGATCATCGGTAACGGTTATGCAAGAGGACATGCTCAAATAGCACTAAATATTATGAGAGAATCTAAAGAACTTCGAGATGTTTACGAAAAACTATACGCTTAA
- a CDS encoding sigma-54-dependent Fis family transcriptional regulator, whose translation MDKLKIVVDHLSDGLMEIDANGIIVYCNKKAAALDDIAIQDVLGKPLLSVYPSLKRNTSTLYKVLQTGEPILNVEQSFVTYKGKTIATINSTVPIKENGRIRGAIEISRDITEVKDMSERIADLQRRVYSSVKEAEVTENSMLSFHFDDIITQNEQLIQLKDKAFKASKLSSPVLVAGDTGTGKELFVQSIHHASARSNAPFIAQNCAALPANLLEGILFGTVEGAYTGARDRAGLLETANGGTIFLDEINSMPLELQAKLLRFLQDGWLRRVGDNHSRKVDVRVIAAINTSPELVLENGDLRTDLFYRLNTITLELPTLKERLEDLPLLVAHFTTYFNKKLKRQVRGITEDVMALFKIYDWPGNVRELEHVIEGAISMLDGMWITLAELPPQLLKKLGPVQKEFDPNVNLADAVNELEKKMIQQAMLTTAGNVSEAAKQLGIPRQTLQYKLKRLTLY comes from the coding sequence ATGGACAAGTTAAAAATCGTAGTTGACCACTTAAGTGATGGTTTAATGGAGATTGACGCAAACGGAATTATCGTCTACTGCAACAAGAAAGCTGCGGCACTTGACGACATTGCGATTCAGGATGTGCTTGGAAAACCCCTGCTGTCGGTCTATCCATCCCTAAAAAGAAACACCTCGACCCTTTATAAGGTTTTGCAGACAGGTGAACCGATCCTTAATGTCGAACAGTCGTTTGTAACCTACAAAGGAAAGACCATCGCAACAATCAATTCGACTGTGCCTATCAAGGAAAACGGTCGAATCAGAGGCGCGATAGAGATTTCGAGGGATATTACAGAAGTAAAGGACATGAGTGAGAGAATCGCGGATCTTCAGCGCAGGGTTTATAGCTCGGTGAAAGAAGCCGAAGTCACTGAAAACTCCATGCTCTCCTTCCATTTTGACGATATCATCACGCAAAACGAACAGCTGATCCAATTGAAGGACAAGGCCTTTAAGGCGTCCAAGCTCTCCAGTCCTGTGCTTGTGGCTGGTGATACGGGGACCGGTAAAGAACTGTTCGTGCAGTCGATACATCATGCAAGTGCAAGATCGAATGCGCCCTTTATCGCACAAAACTGTGCGGCGCTTCCTGCAAACCTGCTCGAAGGAATTCTTTTTGGCACGGTAGAAGGAGCATATACAGGTGCAAGGGACCGGGCAGGACTGCTTGAGACTGCAAATGGCGGCACAATATTTTTGGATGAGATCAATTCCATGCCACTGGAACTGCAGGCCAAGCTGCTAAGATTTTTACAGGACGGCTGGCTTAGGAGGGTTGGAGACAATCACTCAAGAAAAGTGGATGTGCGTGTGATCGCTGCGATCAACACATCACCGGAGCTTGTGCTCGAAAATGGTGACTTGAGAACAGACCTCTTCTATCGGCTCAACACCATCACCTTGGAACTGCCGACGCTTAAGGAAAGGCTTGAGGACTTGCCCCTTTTGGTCGCTCATTTCACCACTTATTTCAACAAGAAGCTAAAACGTCAAGTCAGAGGGATAACAGAGGATGTGATGGCGCTCTTTAAGATCTATGACTGGCCCGGCAATGTAAGGGAACTGGAGCACGTGATAGAAGGAGCCATAAGTATGCTTGATGGTATGTGGATCACGCTTGCAGAACTTCCTCCTCAGTTGCTGAAGAAACTTGGCCCTGTACAGAAGGAATTCGACCCCAATGTGAACTTGGCGGACGCGGTGAACGAACTAGAGAAGAAGATGATCCAGCAGGCGATGTTGACGACAGCGGGTAATGTGTCTGAGGCTGCTAAACAGCTTGGGATTCCAAGACAGACGCTACAATACAAGTTGAAAAGGCTGACACTCTATTAA
- a CDS encoding DUF1934 domain-containing protein, producing MRDITLQVKSVQKAMGEEPVEIDFITEGKLYLKGGATYLVYDETELSGLENHKTTLKIHDDKVQMKRFGENNSTMHFEMGLRETSNYETPYGVFKLEILTHRIEIDLGDTEGSVVVEYAISIHGLHEANHKLHIRYW from the coding sequence ATGAGAGACATTACCCTTCAGGTGAAGTCCGTTCAAAAAGCGATGGGCGAAGAACCTGTCGAAATTGATTTTATTACTGAAGGAAAACTCTATTTAAAAGGTGGGGCGACCTATCTTGTATATGATGAAACTGAGTTGTCCGGTCTTGAGAACCATAAGACGACACTAAAAATACATGATGACAAGGTGCAGATGAAAAGGTTTGGCGAAAACAACTCGACCATGCATTTTGAAATGGGGCTGCGTGAAACGTCGAACTACGAAACTCCCTATGGTGTGTTCAAATTGGAAATACTGACACATCGGATCGAAATCGATCTGGGAGACACGGAAGGCAGCGTGGTTGTCGAATATGCCATCTCCATCCATGGACTGCATGAAGCGAATCACAAGCTTCACATCAGGTACTGGTAA
- the ispE gene encoding 4-(cytidine 5'-diphospho)-2-C-methyl-D-erythritol kinase encodes MDTITLRAYAKINLSLDVIGKREDGYHLLEMVMQEIGIFDLVTITKRKDGRIQITSSVSYIPVNEENIAYKACQLMKEKFNLEGGYDIHIEKRIPVAAGLAGGSSNAAAVLKGIRSLEDLEVSDEELMELSLAIGSDIPFCIQGGTALAQGIGEKLTPIEVKNDYWVLLVKPSLSVSTIHVYKTLKWDTVVNHPSTEELIKTLREDNVYKLSEHMGNVLETVTAVEHREIDQIKSQMMNYGAIIAQMSGSGPSVFGLFRRTDQAKKALKNMQRFYTEAYLVRPVARR; translated from the coding sequence GTGGATACGATTACACTAAGAGCATATGCAAAAATAAATTTATCGCTTGATGTTATCGGCAAGAGAGAAGACGGCTACCATCTGCTTGAGATGGTGATGCAGGAAATCGGTATTTTTGATCTGGTGACCATCACCAAAAGAAAAGACGGTAGAATTCAAATCACATCGTCTGTAAGCTACATTCCAGTCAATGAGGAAAACATCGCCTATAAGGCTTGTCAACTGATGAAAGAGAAGTTCAACCTCGAAGGCGGATACGATATCCATATTGAAAAAAGAATACCTGTAGCAGCCGGTCTTGCTGGCGGGTCATCTAATGCGGCAGCGGTATTGAAGGGAATCAGAAGCCTTGAGGATCTCGAGGTGAGTGATGAGGAGCTGATGGAGCTTTCGCTTGCGATCGGGTCCGATATCCCATTCTGCATCCAAGGTGGAACAGCCCTTGCGCAAGGGATCGGTGAGAAGCTTACGCCGATTGAAGTGAAAAATGATTATTGGGTGCTGCTCGTCAAGCCTTCGCTTAGTGTTTCGACAATTCATGTTTATAAGACATTGAAATGGGACACGGTAGTGAATCATCCGAGTACTGAAGAGCTGATCAAAACCCTTAGGGAAGACAACGTATATAAGCTGTCAGAACATATGGGCAATGTACTGGAGACGGTGACGGCAGTAGAGCACAGAGAGATCGATCAGATCAAGTCACAAATGATGAATTATGGTGCGATCATTGCCCAGATGAGCGGTTCGGGTCCAAGTGTGTTTGGACTTTTCAGGCGCACGGATCAGGCAAAAAAAGCACTTAAGAATATGCAAAGGTTCTATACTGAAGCCTATTTGGTTAGACCGGTCGCAAGGAGGTAG